A portion of the Pokkaliibacter sp. MBI-7 genome contains these proteins:
- a CDS encoding lytic transglycosylase domain-containing protein, translating into MTAALLLWGISLLPGVATAARFVPPPSFQMVAQEAAVPDVLLYALTQTESNAGLVDGSFSPWPWTLNVAGKGFRYHSRAEACSALQEALASHRPGNIDVGIAQVNIGANGHRFSSPCAGLDPMLNLRTAAQILREQFEASKGSQGNPVDDWIWAAGRYHRPAGGEPAAKYRATVRRFLRKLGLQV; encoded by the coding sequence GTGACGGCCGCTCTCCTGCTCTGGGGCATTTCACTGTTGCCTGGCGTGGCGACAGCTGCCCGTTTTGTGCCTCCGCCGTCGTTTCAGATGGTAGCCCAGGAGGCAGCCGTTCCCGATGTGCTGCTGTACGCCCTGACGCAAACCGAGAGCAATGCCGGTTTGGTGGATGGCAGCTTCAGTCCGTGGCCATGGACACTGAATGTCGCGGGTAAAGGGTTTCGTTATCACTCCCGTGCTGAGGCTTGCAGCGCCCTGCAGGAGGCACTGGCGAGTCACCGTCCGGGCAACATCGATGTCGGCATTGCACAGGTGAATATCGGTGCCAACGGTCATCGTTTTTCATCGCCCTGTGCGGGACTTGATCCAATGCTGAATCTGCGTACAGCCGCGCAGATCCTGCGTGAGCAGTTTGAGGCCAGCAAGGGCAGCCAGGGAAACCCGGTGGACGACTGGATCTGGGCTGCAGGTCGGTATCACCGGCCTGCAGGCGGTGAGCCTGCGGCGAAGTACCGGGCAACCGTCAGACGGTTTTTGCGCAAGTTGGGATTACAGGTGTGA